In Planctomycetota bacterium, the sequence ATTCGCAGAGGCAGACGTCGGTGATCGCCAGCATCGGATTGCCGCGACGTTGCGTCTCGCGCAGAAGTCGGCAGACGACGTTGTCGCCGGCCTCGCCGGATGAGCCGACGGCATCCTTCTGATCGTCACCGAGCACGCCGACGACGAGGTATCCGCCGATGCCGAGCTCGGCCATCGAGTCGAGCCAGTCGGCCGCGTCGTCGACGCCGAGGCGGAAGACGCCCGGCATGCTCGCGACCTCCAGCTTCGGCCCGTCGTGGACAAACACCGGCACGATCAGGTCGCTTGCACGAAGGCGAACACGCTGCAGCATCTGGCGAACCTGCGGCGTTCGGCGGAGTCGACGAGGACGCACATCTGGAAACGAACCACCGGCCATGACGACAGGATAAGCCCTGCGTCTCCAAGGGACGTGCAATCGTTACAGTGAACCGATGTCCGGGCCGTCGGCGACACTCCTCCTCGACCGGGCCGGCTCGGGCAAGACGCGGCGGTTGCTGGACAGTCTGCAAGACGTGGTCACGGGCGATCCGTTGGGCGACGAGGTCTTGCTGGTCGTCCCGCCGCAGGCGACGTTCGACTACGAGCGGCTGGTCGCGTCGACCGTCGGGCCGACGCTGCGGGTGCGCGTGCTGGACCCGCGTCGGCTCGTGACGCATCTGCTCGACGGGACCCAGGCTGCGGCGATGCCGGAGGTCGACGAGGCGGGCCGGCAGCTGCTGGTCTCGTTGGCACTGCGTCAGACCGCAGACCAGCTCGCGACGCTGCGCGATGTCGCCCAGCAACCCGGCACCGCCGCGATGGTCGACGCGGCACTGGGCGACCTTCGCGCGGCCGAAGTTGATCTTGACGACTTCGCGTCGTCCAACGACGAGCTGTCGGTAAAACTTTCAGACCTGAAGATCGTTCGCGAGCGGTACGACGCCCTGCTCGACAGCCGACTCGATCCTGCAGGCCGGCATGACGCGGCCATCGCGACGGCTCGCTCGTCGAACAGACTGCGTTGGAGCCGGCTGTATGTCGACGGCTTTCGACTGCTGACCCGGCCGGAGCGACGGCTGCTCGCGGCAGTGGCTGCGCGTGCTGAGGCGACGCTCGCAGCGTTCACGTGCGAGGCAGACGCGGACGTCGTGGGCACGGGGCTTTTTGCCACAACCCGCGCGAGCGTCACCGCGTTTGAGGCCGAGCTTTCGGACGCGGGCGTCGCCGTTCGTCGCGCGTCGCTAACCGATCAGAAACCGCGACTGAGCTCCGCCGCGATTCGGCTGCTCGAACGCGATGCCGCCCAACCTCGGCCGTCGCAGGCGATCGACATCGACGCGCTCGAAGTCCATGCACTCGACGCCGCCGATCCTGTCGCGGAGGCCAAGGCGTGTGTTGCAGTCGTGAAGGACTGGCTGATCGACGGCGTCTCGCCGAGCGAGTGTGCCGTGCTGTTCCGCCAGAGCGAGCAGGCGACGCGCGTCCTCCTCGACGCCGCGGCCGAGGTCGGCCTGCCGATTTTCGTCGATCGTCGCAAGCCTGCGTGGAACCACGCGTGCGTTCGCCTCGTGAAGTCGGTCCTCGCGTGCGCGCTCGACGGCTGGTCGACGCGAAACGCCTTGGCTCTGGCGAAGAGTCGGCTCGCCGTTGCCGAGGCTTCGGATGCAGAACAGCTTGAGCTCTTCGTCCGCAGCGATCAGATCCGCGGCCGACAGATGTGGGAGCAGGCCGAGCCTTGGCTTGCTCTCGAGGAAGACGACGCCGAGGCCGCGACGATTGCCGAGCGTGTGCGTCGGCGGCTCGTTGACGCGGTTGCACTGCTGAGGCAATCGCTCGATGCCGAACGAATCGTCGCAGATCACGTCGCGGCGTTGCAGTCGGTGCTGGAGGCGTTCGACGTCGACGCTGGCATCGCAGCGATGGCCGAGCGTGAGTCGGATCGGCCGGAGGCGGCGGACGAGCACGTCGGCGCTTGGGCGGCGGTGCAGGACCTGATCGGGCGTCTTGCATCGCTGGCACCGGAGGCGTCGGTCGACGGCGAGACCTTCGCCGCCATGCTGCTCGGCGGGCTCGACCGGTTGCAGTTCGCGACGACCCCGCCGACGGCCGAGGCAGTGGTGCTGGCGGACGTCGAACGCGTCGTCCTGCCCGCGGGCGTGAAGCGGGCCGTGGTCGTCGGCCTGAGCGAGGGCATTTTCCCACAAGCCGGACGCGACGAGGCTTTGCTCGACGACGGCGATCGTGCGGCGCTTCGACAACGCGGTCTCGACGTGCCTGCCGACGACGGGGCCGAGGAGCGGCGTCTGGCCTACCGCGCTTTCACTATCGCCTCAGAGCAACTCGTCCTGCTCCGGCCGAAACACGACGCTTCAGGTCGGCCGATGCCGGAGTCGTCGTTTCGCGTC encodes:
- a CDS encoding porphobilinogen synthase; the encoded protein is MAGGSFPDVRPRRLRRTPQVRQMLQRVRLRASDLIVPVFVHDGPKLEVASMPGVFRLGVDDAADWLDSMAELGIGGYLVVGVLGDDQKDAVGSSGEAGDNVVCRLLRETQRRGNPMLAITDVCLCE
- a CDS encoding PD-(D/E)XK nuclease family protein, with the translated sequence MSGPSATLLLDRAGSGKTRRLLDSLQDVVTGDPLGDEVLLVVPPQATFDYERLVASTVGPTLRVRVLDPRRLVTHLLDGTQAAAMPEVDEAGRQLLVSLALRQTADQLATLRDVAQQPGTAAMVDAALGDLRAAEVDLDDFASSNDELSVKLSDLKIVRERYDALLDSRLDPAGRHDAAIATARSSNRLRWSRLYVDGFRLLTRPERRLLAAVAARAEATLAAFTCEADADVVGTGLFATTRASVTAFEAELSDAGVAVRRASLTDQKPRLSSAAIRLLERDAAQPRPSQAIDIDALEVHALDAADPVAEAKACVAVVKDWLIDGVSPSECAVLFRQSEQATRVLLDAAAEVGLPIFVDRRKPAWNHACVRLVKSVLACALDGWSTRNALALAKSRLAVAEASDAEQLELFVRSDQIRGRQMWEQAEPWLALEEDDAEAATIAERVRRRLVDAVALLRQSLDAERIVADHVAALQSVLEAFDVDAGIAAMAERESDRPEAADEHVGAWAAVQDLIGRLASLAPEASVDGETFAAMLLGGLDRLQFATTPPTAEAVVLADVERVVLPAGVKRAVVVGLSEGIFPQAGRDEALLDDGDRAALRQRGLDVPADDGAEERRLAYRAFTIASEQLVLLRPKHDASGRPMPESSFRVHARQLLGLDVETVERPVASERDATAYVLAKVNNRTPLTTLATHLYNAVRDGDVARRTWPSLSWSNRPALSEFTRSSLLGETLEAKVDRLEDFARCPFRHFAKHALSLPEPRPTDDAFRETALLTHDGLAGVVRDVASGRLDWQDAVAIERSTQFHVRRAAGKLRGGSLAETRVGRFVIARVTRTLVDVLAAQQAALSRGRMTPAYSDVRYGSEEHDALPPLELTTRRGRRVLLSGRIDRIDLARTLDGETIPCSLAIDYRSGSAESVTRNLRLGLSFGIVVHLLALQSHGSRLTPSPAEEAFGSLVVPSGRRMTSVDDVQEALDQPTELRLLRNKPRGIIDYDHLPLLDATFAGTNEERHEPGTSDAFAASITKAGLPSKRGSDVLTTEQMDGLVEGVRLAVVDVADGILDGHIEPKPFRIGKTTPCGSCGFRPLCRFETPEDAYRRVTPIPIPEADDDV